Proteins from a genomic interval of Oreochromis aureus strain Israel breed Guangdong linkage group 6, ZZ_aureus, whole genome shotgun sequence:
- the dlc1 gene encoding rho GTPase-activating protein 7 isoform X4 — translation MILTQIEAKEACTWLRAAGFPQYAQLYEDAQFPIDISSVTRDHDFLDRDAIEALCRRLNTLNKCALMRLEISPQRKRSEDSDEDEPCAISGRWTFQRDSKRWSRMEELEVFSALPTDACQPPFPKDQASQKGKLTLREGNSSESVLTDLSEQPEVGSIHSSGSGGRGEEKTDGAPLVNEAAPPNATRASSVASMCSSSGTGGSGCANEDSLSDGLPPSPLETLRQFTFDVKTGVAGRGGSLDRGSGSSKSTRSRAKSFLKRMESLRLRSGSSTKRKKKGGTGGGKIEISGPVAKEGLDDDKLRRLNCVDISSLNLNQNLNHHHNPAQTMTLNRNRSVSYSTQTSNGSTGSTGSSQSEASSGSAVSTPSPVTRARSHSAAATSSKRGGMYLEGFDPFSLLQQASNQQQAPKSAPPVPCHASNGMTVDEQNRKNNYSVQDNSGQVEEEEEEEGMIFFYLPEGHKPGTFPKALQDGSSRSNDNGNSVILRGRHSRRQRRGSSGSVDSRLSFYDNVPYTEREEGEEEEGDERKLEEVLQHVSGLQRFVNAWSEDAAGEEEEEEDEEEEGDSDSALDSASPCPSSPLQNRLEEAENGSDQDSTGNPLGEGEEGMRERRDSGVGASLTRTSRPQKLRWPSFQNSHRPSLASAQLQISCQSVLQMNLLQKLSLLQLTALLEKHTPTNKHGFSWAVPKFMKRIKVRDYKDRNVFGVPLQVIVQRTGQPLPQGIQQAMRYLRNQCLDQVGLFRKSGVKSRIQALRQMNEASGADGGGVNYEGQSAYDVADMLKQYFRDLPEPLLTSKLSETFLQIYQYMPKELRLQAARAAVLLLPDENREVLRTLLCLLSDVTASVAENQMTPTNLAVCLAPSVFHLNTLRRKESSSPRVMNRKQTLGKPDQRDLNENLAATHGLAHMIQECRKLFRIPEEMNRCRNSYMEQALLPQRLEELAGEEAGHGGYRAYLQDSLDTLLKEAKDKFKGYDSCSTPEHADLAYRKVHDGYPLRLWKVTVEVPATPEEVLTRVLREQGHWDEDLLESRVVETLDDRTEVYQYVRNSMAPHPTREHVVLRTWVTDLPKGACALVCTSVDHEGASAVGVRANVLTSRYFIEPCGASKSRLTHISRTDCRGRFPEWYNKLYGHLCAAEVARIRDSFTAHMDK, via the exons AGATCGAAGCCAAAGAGGCCTGCACGTGGCTCCGAGCTGCAGGGTTCCCGCAATACGCCCAACTTTATGAAG ACGCCCAGTTTCCCATTGACATTTCTTCAGTCACCAGGGACCACGACTTCCTCGATCGGGATGCTATTGAggctctctgcag gagACTGAACACCCTCAATAAGTGCGCTTTAATGAGACTGGAGATTTCGCCACAAAGAAAAAGA AGTGAGGACTCAGATGAGGATGAGCCTTGTGCCATCAGTGGACGCTGGACCTTCCAGAGGGACAGCAAGCGCTGGTCTCGGATGGAGGAGCTGGAGGTTTTCTCCGCACTGCCCACAGATGCCTGCCAGCCCCCATTTCCCAAGGACCAAGCATCCCAAAAGGGCAAGCTCACCCTCAGAGAAGGCAACAGCTCGGAGAGTGTGCTGACCGACCTCAGTGAACAGCCCGAAGTCGGCTCCATCCACAGCAGCGGGAGTGGAgggagaggagaagagaagaCGGACGGTGCTCCTCTGGTAAACGAAGCTGCTCCCCCTAATGCCACCCGTGCCAGCTCAGTAGCTAGCATGTGTTCATCGTCAGGCACAGGTGGGTCAGGATGTGCTAATGAGGACTCTCTGTCTGACGGGTTGCCTCCATCGCCCCTAGAGACCCTCAGGCAGTTTACCTTTGATGTAAAGACGGGGGTCGCGGGACGAGGGGGAAGTCTGGACCGAGGATCCGGCAGCAGCAAAAGCACACGTTCAAGAGCTAAGAGCTTTCTCAAGAGGATGGAGAGTCTGCGGCTCCGCAGTGGCAGCTCCACTAAGAGAAAGAAGAAGGGGGGCACCGGCGGAGGCAAAATAGAAATCAGCGGCCCTGTCGCCAAAGAGGGTCTCGATGATGACAAACTGCGGAGGCTCAACTGCGTGGATATCTCCAGTCTCAACCTCAACCAGAATCTTAATCACCATCACAATCCTGCCCAGACTATGACGCTTAACCGCAATCGCTCTGTATCCTACTCCACTCAGACCAGCAACGGAAGCACTGGAAGTACTGGGAGCAGCCAGTCGGAAGCTAGCAGCGGGAGTGCAGTGAGCACACCGAGCCCAGTGACTCGAGCTCGCAGCCACAGTGCGGCGGCAACCTCCAGTAAGCGAGGGGGAATGTATTTGGAAGGTTTTGATCCTTTCAGCCTCCTCCAGCAAGCTTCAAATCAGCAGCAAGCTCCCAAGTCTGCCCCACCCGTCCCCTGCCACGCTAGTAATGGGATGACAGTTGATGAGCAGAACCGCAAGAACAACTACAGCGTGCAAGACAACAGCGGACAagtggaagaagaggaggaagaggagggcaTGATCTTTTTCTATTTACCAGAAGGCCATAAGCCTGGAACCTTTCCCAAGGCCCTCCAGGATGGGAGTTCACGCAGTAATGATAACGGAAACTCTGTGATCCTCAGGGGACGGCACAGCAGACGTCAACGCCGTGGCTCATCGGGCTCGGTCGACAGCCGTCTGAGTTTTTATGACAACGTCCCTTACacggagagagaggagggagaggaggaagagggggaTGAGCGCAAATTAGAGGAAGTGCTTCAACACGTCAGCGGCCTGCAGCGTTTCGTTAATGCCTGGTCTGAGGATGCGGCtggtgaagaggaggaggaggaagatgaggaggaagaaggcGACTCGGATTCAGCGCTGGACTCGGCCTCCCCGTGCCCGTCCTCTCCTCTGCAGAACCGCCTGGAGGAGGCCGAGAACGGAAGCGACCAAGACAGCACAGGAAACCCCTTGGGCGAGGGGGAGGAAGGAATGAGGGAGAGAAGAGACTCTGGTGTCGGAGCATCTCTAACCCGAACCAGCAG ACCACAGAAACTCCGCTGGCCCAGCTTCCAGAATTCCCATCGGCCCAGCTTGGCCTCCGCCCAGCTCCAGATTAGCTGCCAGTCTGTGCTACAGATGAATCTGCTGCAGAAGCTCTCCCTTCTGCAGCTCACTGCTCTACTGGAGAAACACACCCCTACAAACAAACATGGCTTCAGTTG GGCTGTGCCGAAGTTTATGAAGCGCATCAAGGTGCGCGACTACAAAGACAGGAATGTGTTTGGTGTGCCACTACAAGTCATCGTCCAGCGGACGGGACAGCCCCTGCCTCAAGGAATTCAGCAGGCCATGCGCTACTTACGAAATCAGTGCCTCGACCAG GTGGGTCTTTTCAGGAAATCGGGCGTAAAATCTCGTATCCAAGCCCTCCGTCAGATGAATGAAGCGAGCGGCGCCGACGGGGGAGGAGTCAACTACGAGGGCCAGTCAGCTTATGACGTTGCTGACATGCTGAAGCAGTACTTCAGAGATTTACCAGAGCCCTTGCTTACCAGCAAACTTTCAGAGACCTTCCTGCAGATCTATCAGT ACATGCCTAAAGAGCTCCGCCTTCAGGCAGCTCgcgctgctgtgctgctccTGCCAGATGAGAACCGAGAGGTGCTCCGGACGCTGCTGTGTCTGCTCAGCGATGTGACGGCCAGCGTGGCTGAGAATCAGATGACTCCCACCAACCTGGCAGTTTGTCTGGCCCCATCCGTTTTCCACCTCAACACGCTTCGACGGAAGGAGAGCTCCTCGCCGAG GGTGATGAACCGGAAGCAGACACTCGGAAAGCCAGACCAGAGGGACCTGAATGAAAACCTTGCTGCCACTCATGGCCTGGCGCACATGATCCAGGAGTGCAGGAAACTTTTTAGG ATCCCAGAAGAAATGAATCGCTGCAGAAACTCGTACATGGAGCAGGCTTTGCTGCCGCAGCGCTTGGAGGAGCTTGCCGGTGAAGAGGCTGGGCATGGAGGCTACAGGGCGTACCTACAAGATAGCCTGGACACTCTCCTCAAAGAGGCTAAAGACAAGTTCAAAGGATATGACAGCTGCTCCACGCCAGAGCATGCTGACCTGGCATATAGGAAG GTCCATGACGGGTATCCACTGCGGCTGTGGAAAGTAACGGTGGAGGTTCCCGCAACGCCTGAAGAGGTTTTGACCCGGGTGCTGCGAGAGCAGGGACACTGGGATGAGGACCTGCTTGAGAGCCGTGTAGTGGAGACCCTCGATGACAGAACAGAGGTCTACCAGTATGTGAGGAACTCCATGGCGCCTCATCCTACCAGAGAGCATGTCGTGCTCAG AACATGGGTAACGGACCTGCCAAAGGGAGCATGCGCACTGGTGTGTACCTCTGTAGACCATGAAGGGGCGTCTGCGGTGGGCGTCCGAGCCAATGTTCTCACTTCACGCTACTTCATAGAGCCCTGTGGAGCCAGCAAATCCCGACTCACGCACATTTCCCGAACCGACTGCAG GGGTCGTTTCCCAGAGTGGTACAATAAACTGTATGGACACTTGTGTGCTGCCGAGGTGGCACGGATACGAGACTCATTCACCGCACACATGGACAAATGA
- the dlc1 gene encoding rho GTPase-activating protein 7 isoform X3 yields MLCMDEIEAKEACTWLRAAGFPQYAQLYEDAQFPIDISSVTRDHDFLDRDAIEALCRRLNTLNKCALMRLEISPQRKRSEDSDEDEPCAISGRWTFQRDSKRWSRMEELEVFSALPTDACQPPFPKDQASQKGKLTLREGNSSESVLTDLSEQPEVGSIHSSGSGGRGEEKTDGAPLVNEAAPPNATRASSVASMCSSSGTGGSGCANEDSLSDGLPPSPLETLRQFTFDVKTGVAGRGGSLDRGSGSSKSTRSRAKSFLKRMESLRLRSGSSTKRKKKGGTGGGKIEISGPVAKEGLDDDKLRRLNCVDISSLNLNQNLNHHHNPAQTMTLNRNRSVSYSTQTSNGSTGSTGSSQSEASSGSAVSTPSPVTRARSHSAAATSSKRGGMYLEGFDPFSLLQQASNQQQAPKSAPPVPCHASNGMTVDEQNRKNNYSVQDNSGQVEEEEEEEGMIFFYLPEGHKPGTFPKALQDGSSRSNDNGNSVILRGRHSRRQRRGSSGSVDSRLSFYDNVPYTEREEGEEEEGDERKLEEVLQHVSGLQRFVNAWSEDAAGEEEEEEDEEEEGDSDSALDSASPCPSSPLQNRLEEAENGSDQDSTGNPLGEGEEGMRERRDSGVGASLTRTSRPQKLRWPSFQNSHRPSLASAQLQISCQSVLQMNLLQKLSLLQLTALLEKHTPTNKHGFSWAVPKFMKRIKVRDYKDRNVFGVPLQVIVQRTGQPLPQGIQQAMRYLRNQCLDQVGLFRKSGVKSRIQALRQMNEASGADGGGVNYEGQSAYDVADMLKQYFRDLPEPLLTSKLSETFLQIYQYMPKELRLQAARAAVLLLPDENREVLRTLLCLLSDVTASVAENQMTPTNLAVCLAPSVFHLNTLRRKESSSPRVMNRKQTLGKPDQRDLNENLAATHGLAHMIQECRKLFRIPEEMNRCRNSYMEQALLPQRLEELAGEEAGHGGYRAYLQDSLDTLLKEAKDKFKGYDSCSTPEHADLAYRKVHDGYPLRLWKVTVEVPATPEEVLTRVLREQGHWDEDLLESRVVETLDDRTEVYQYVRNSMAPHPTREHVVLRTWVTDLPKGACALVCTSVDHEGASAVGVRANVLTSRYFIEPCGASKSRLTHISRTDCRGRFPEWYNKLYGHLCAAEVARIRDSFTAHMDK; encoded by the exons AGATCGAAGCCAAAGAGGCCTGCACGTGGCTCCGAGCTGCAGGGTTCCCGCAATACGCCCAACTTTATGAAG ACGCCCAGTTTCCCATTGACATTTCTTCAGTCACCAGGGACCACGACTTCCTCGATCGGGATGCTATTGAggctctctgcag gagACTGAACACCCTCAATAAGTGCGCTTTAATGAGACTGGAGATTTCGCCACAAAGAAAAAGA AGTGAGGACTCAGATGAGGATGAGCCTTGTGCCATCAGTGGACGCTGGACCTTCCAGAGGGACAGCAAGCGCTGGTCTCGGATGGAGGAGCTGGAGGTTTTCTCCGCACTGCCCACAGATGCCTGCCAGCCCCCATTTCCCAAGGACCAAGCATCCCAAAAGGGCAAGCTCACCCTCAGAGAAGGCAACAGCTCGGAGAGTGTGCTGACCGACCTCAGTGAACAGCCCGAAGTCGGCTCCATCCACAGCAGCGGGAGTGGAgggagaggagaagagaagaCGGACGGTGCTCCTCTGGTAAACGAAGCTGCTCCCCCTAATGCCACCCGTGCCAGCTCAGTAGCTAGCATGTGTTCATCGTCAGGCACAGGTGGGTCAGGATGTGCTAATGAGGACTCTCTGTCTGACGGGTTGCCTCCATCGCCCCTAGAGACCCTCAGGCAGTTTACCTTTGATGTAAAGACGGGGGTCGCGGGACGAGGGGGAAGTCTGGACCGAGGATCCGGCAGCAGCAAAAGCACACGTTCAAGAGCTAAGAGCTTTCTCAAGAGGATGGAGAGTCTGCGGCTCCGCAGTGGCAGCTCCACTAAGAGAAAGAAGAAGGGGGGCACCGGCGGAGGCAAAATAGAAATCAGCGGCCCTGTCGCCAAAGAGGGTCTCGATGATGACAAACTGCGGAGGCTCAACTGCGTGGATATCTCCAGTCTCAACCTCAACCAGAATCTTAATCACCATCACAATCCTGCCCAGACTATGACGCTTAACCGCAATCGCTCTGTATCCTACTCCACTCAGACCAGCAACGGAAGCACTGGAAGTACTGGGAGCAGCCAGTCGGAAGCTAGCAGCGGGAGTGCAGTGAGCACACCGAGCCCAGTGACTCGAGCTCGCAGCCACAGTGCGGCGGCAACCTCCAGTAAGCGAGGGGGAATGTATTTGGAAGGTTTTGATCCTTTCAGCCTCCTCCAGCAAGCTTCAAATCAGCAGCAAGCTCCCAAGTCTGCCCCACCCGTCCCCTGCCACGCTAGTAATGGGATGACAGTTGATGAGCAGAACCGCAAGAACAACTACAGCGTGCAAGACAACAGCGGACAagtggaagaagaggaggaagaggagggcaTGATCTTTTTCTATTTACCAGAAGGCCATAAGCCTGGAACCTTTCCCAAGGCCCTCCAGGATGGGAGTTCACGCAGTAATGATAACGGAAACTCTGTGATCCTCAGGGGACGGCACAGCAGACGTCAACGCCGTGGCTCATCGGGCTCGGTCGACAGCCGTCTGAGTTTTTATGACAACGTCCCTTACacggagagagaggagggagaggaggaagagggggaTGAGCGCAAATTAGAGGAAGTGCTTCAACACGTCAGCGGCCTGCAGCGTTTCGTTAATGCCTGGTCTGAGGATGCGGCtggtgaagaggaggaggaggaagatgaggaggaagaaggcGACTCGGATTCAGCGCTGGACTCGGCCTCCCCGTGCCCGTCCTCTCCTCTGCAGAACCGCCTGGAGGAGGCCGAGAACGGAAGCGACCAAGACAGCACAGGAAACCCCTTGGGCGAGGGGGAGGAAGGAATGAGGGAGAGAAGAGACTCTGGTGTCGGAGCATCTCTAACCCGAACCAGCAG ACCACAGAAACTCCGCTGGCCCAGCTTCCAGAATTCCCATCGGCCCAGCTTGGCCTCCGCCCAGCTCCAGATTAGCTGCCAGTCTGTGCTACAGATGAATCTGCTGCAGAAGCTCTCCCTTCTGCAGCTCACTGCTCTACTGGAGAAACACACCCCTACAAACAAACATGGCTTCAGTTG GGCTGTGCCGAAGTTTATGAAGCGCATCAAGGTGCGCGACTACAAAGACAGGAATGTGTTTGGTGTGCCACTACAAGTCATCGTCCAGCGGACGGGACAGCCCCTGCCTCAAGGAATTCAGCAGGCCATGCGCTACTTACGAAATCAGTGCCTCGACCAG GTGGGTCTTTTCAGGAAATCGGGCGTAAAATCTCGTATCCAAGCCCTCCGTCAGATGAATGAAGCGAGCGGCGCCGACGGGGGAGGAGTCAACTACGAGGGCCAGTCAGCTTATGACGTTGCTGACATGCTGAAGCAGTACTTCAGAGATTTACCAGAGCCCTTGCTTACCAGCAAACTTTCAGAGACCTTCCTGCAGATCTATCAGT ACATGCCTAAAGAGCTCCGCCTTCAGGCAGCTCgcgctgctgtgctgctccTGCCAGATGAGAACCGAGAGGTGCTCCGGACGCTGCTGTGTCTGCTCAGCGATGTGACGGCCAGCGTGGCTGAGAATCAGATGACTCCCACCAACCTGGCAGTTTGTCTGGCCCCATCCGTTTTCCACCTCAACACGCTTCGACGGAAGGAGAGCTCCTCGCCGAG GGTGATGAACCGGAAGCAGACACTCGGAAAGCCAGACCAGAGGGACCTGAATGAAAACCTTGCTGCCACTCATGGCCTGGCGCACATGATCCAGGAGTGCAGGAAACTTTTTAGG ATCCCAGAAGAAATGAATCGCTGCAGAAACTCGTACATGGAGCAGGCTTTGCTGCCGCAGCGCTTGGAGGAGCTTGCCGGTGAAGAGGCTGGGCATGGAGGCTACAGGGCGTACCTACAAGATAGCCTGGACACTCTCCTCAAAGAGGCTAAAGACAAGTTCAAAGGATATGACAGCTGCTCCACGCCAGAGCATGCTGACCTGGCATATAGGAAG GTCCATGACGGGTATCCACTGCGGCTGTGGAAAGTAACGGTGGAGGTTCCCGCAACGCCTGAAGAGGTTTTGACCCGGGTGCTGCGAGAGCAGGGACACTGGGATGAGGACCTGCTTGAGAGCCGTGTAGTGGAGACCCTCGATGACAGAACAGAGGTCTACCAGTATGTGAGGAACTCCATGGCGCCTCATCCTACCAGAGAGCATGTCGTGCTCAG AACATGGGTAACGGACCTGCCAAAGGGAGCATGCGCACTGGTGTGTACCTCTGTAGACCATGAAGGGGCGTCTGCGGTGGGCGTCCGAGCCAATGTTCTCACTTCACGCTACTTCATAGAGCCCTGTGGAGCCAGCAAATCCCGACTCACGCACATTTCCCGAACCGACTGCAG GGGTCGTTTCCCAGAGTGGTACAATAAACTGTATGGACACTTGTGTGCTGCCGAGGTGGCACGGATACGAGACTCATTCACCGCACACATGGACAAATGA
- the dlc1 gene encoding rho GTPase-activating protein 7 isoform X2 has protein sequence MVLLLMKLDQLDQEIENALSATSSMDSTATFHRRHHPEFDLGSSSASSSSQPPTHQHAAVVATAAALSSGSAQALGAKPKSGSTPVVPEKEKAEIEAKEACTWLRAAGFPQYAQLYEDAQFPIDISSVTRDHDFLDRDAIEALCRRLNTLNKCALMRLEISPQRKRSEDSDEDEPCAISGRWTFQRDSKRWSRMEELEVFSALPTDACQPPFPKDQASQKGKLTLREGNSSESVLTDLSEQPEVGSIHSSGSGGRGEEKTDGAPLVNEAAPPNATRASSVASMCSSSGTGGSGCANEDSLSDGLPPSPLETLRQFTFDVKTGVAGRGGSLDRGSGSSKSTRSRAKSFLKRMESLRLRSGSSTKRKKKGGTGGGKIEISGPVAKEGLDDDKLRRLNCVDISSLNLNQNLNHHHNPAQTMTLNRNRSVSYSTQTSNGSTGSTGSSQSEASSGSAVSTPSPVTRARSHSAAATSSKRGGMYLEGFDPFSLLQQASNQQQAPKSAPPVPCHASNGMTVDEQNRKNNYSVQDNSGQVEEEEEEEGMIFFYLPEGHKPGTFPKALQDGSSRSNDNGNSVILRGRHSRRQRRGSSGSVDSRLSFYDNVPYTEREEGEEEEGDERKLEEVLQHVSGLQRFVNAWSEDAAGEEEEEEDEEEEGDSDSALDSASPCPSSPLQNRLEEAENGSDQDSTGNPLGEGEEGMRERRDSGVGASLTRTSRPQKLRWPSFQNSHRPSLASAQLQISCQSVLQMNLLQKLSLLQLTALLEKHTPTNKHGFSWAVPKFMKRIKVRDYKDRNVFGVPLQVIVQRTGQPLPQGIQQAMRYLRNQCLDQVGLFRKSGVKSRIQALRQMNEASGADGGGVNYEGQSAYDVADMLKQYFRDLPEPLLTSKLSETFLQIYQYMPKELRLQAARAAVLLLPDENREVLRTLLCLLSDVTASVAENQMTPTNLAVCLAPSVFHLNTLRRKESSSPRVMNRKQTLGKPDQRDLNENLAATHGLAHMIQECRKLFRIPEEMNRCRNSYMEQALLPQRLEELAGEEAGHGGYRAYLQDSLDTLLKEAKDKFKGYDSCSTPEHADLAYRKVHDGYPLRLWKVTVEVPATPEEVLTRVLREQGHWDEDLLESRVVETLDDRTEVYQYVRNSMAPHPTREHVVLRTWVTDLPKGACALVCTSVDHEGASAVGVRANVLTSRYFIEPCGASKSRLTHISRTDCRGRFPEWYNKLYGHLCAAEVARIRDSFTAHMDK, from the exons AGATCGAAGCCAAAGAGGCCTGCACGTGGCTCCGAGCTGCAGGGTTCCCGCAATACGCCCAACTTTATGAAG ACGCCCAGTTTCCCATTGACATTTCTTCAGTCACCAGGGACCACGACTTCCTCGATCGGGATGCTATTGAggctctctgcag gagACTGAACACCCTCAATAAGTGCGCTTTAATGAGACTGGAGATTTCGCCACAAAGAAAAAGA AGTGAGGACTCAGATGAGGATGAGCCTTGTGCCATCAGTGGACGCTGGACCTTCCAGAGGGACAGCAAGCGCTGGTCTCGGATGGAGGAGCTGGAGGTTTTCTCCGCACTGCCCACAGATGCCTGCCAGCCCCCATTTCCCAAGGACCAAGCATCCCAAAAGGGCAAGCTCACCCTCAGAGAAGGCAACAGCTCGGAGAGTGTGCTGACCGACCTCAGTGAACAGCCCGAAGTCGGCTCCATCCACAGCAGCGGGAGTGGAgggagaggagaagagaagaCGGACGGTGCTCCTCTGGTAAACGAAGCTGCTCCCCCTAATGCCACCCGTGCCAGCTCAGTAGCTAGCATGTGTTCATCGTCAGGCACAGGTGGGTCAGGATGTGCTAATGAGGACTCTCTGTCTGACGGGTTGCCTCCATCGCCCCTAGAGACCCTCAGGCAGTTTACCTTTGATGTAAAGACGGGGGTCGCGGGACGAGGGGGAAGTCTGGACCGAGGATCCGGCAGCAGCAAAAGCACACGTTCAAGAGCTAAGAGCTTTCTCAAGAGGATGGAGAGTCTGCGGCTCCGCAGTGGCAGCTCCACTAAGAGAAAGAAGAAGGGGGGCACCGGCGGAGGCAAAATAGAAATCAGCGGCCCTGTCGCCAAAGAGGGTCTCGATGATGACAAACTGCGGAGGCTCAACTGCGTGGATATCTCCAGTCTCAACCTCAACCAGAATCTTAATCACCATCACAATCCTGCCCAGACTATGACGCTTAACCGCAATCGCTCTGTATCCTACTCCACTCAGACCAGCAACGGAAGCACTGGAAGTACTGGGAGCAGCCAGTCGGAAGCTAGCAGCGGGAGTGCAGTGAGCACACCGAGCCCAGTGACTCGAGCTCGCAGCCACAGTGCGGCGGCAACCTCCAGTAAGCGAGGGGGAATGTATTTGGAAGGTTTTGATCCTTTCAGCCTCCTCCAGCAAGCTTCAAATCAGCAGCAAGCTCCCAAGTCTGCCCCACCCGTCCCCTGCCACGCTAGTAATGGGATGACAGTTGATGAGCAGAACCGCAAGAACAACTACAGCGTGCAAGACAACAGCGGACAagtggaagaagaggaggaagaggagggcaTGATCTTTTTCTATTTACCAGAAGGCCATAAGCCTGGAACCTTTCCCAAGGCCCTCCAGGATGGGAGTTCACGCAGTAATGATAACGGAAACTCTGTGATCCTCAGGGGACGGCACAGCAGACGTCAACGCCGTGGCTCATCGGGCTCGGTCGACAGCCGTCTGAGTTTTTATGACAACGTCCCTTACacggagagagaggagggagaggaggaagagggggaTGAGCGCAAATTAGAGGAAGTGCTTCAACACGTCAGCGGCCTGCAGCGTTTCGTTAATGCCTGGTCTGAGGATGCGGCtggtgaagaggaggaggaggaagatgaggaggaagaaggcGACTCGGATTCAGCGCTGGACTCGGCCTCCCCGTGCCCGTCCTCTCCTCTGCAGAACCGCCTGGAGGAGGCCGAGAACGGAAGCGACCAAGACAGCACAGGAAACCCCTTGGGCGAGGGGGAGGAAGGAATGAGGGAGAGAAGAGACTCTGGTGTCGGAGCATCTCTAACCCGAACCAGCAG ACCACAGAAACTCCGCTGGCCCAGCTTCCAGAATTCCCATCGGCCCAGCTTGGCCTCCGCCCAGCTCCAGATTAGCTGCCAGTCTGTGCTACAGATGAATCTGCTGCAGAAGCTCTCCCTTCTGCAGCTCACTGCTCTACTGGAGAAACACACCCCTACAAACAAACATGGCTTCAGTTG GGCTGTGCCGAAGTTTATGAAGCGCATCAAGGTGCGCGACTACAAAGACAGGAATGTGTTTGGTGTGCCACTACAAGTCATCGTCCAGCGGACGGGACAGCCCCTGCCTCAAGGAATTCAGCAGGCCATGCGCTACTTACGAAATCAGTGCCTCGACCAG GTGGGTCTTTTCAGGAAATCGGGCGTAAAATCTCGTATCCAAGCCCTCCGTCAGATGAATGAAGCGAGCGGCGCCGACGGGGGAGGAGTCAACTACGAGGGCCAGTCAGCTTATGACGTTGCTGACATGCTGAAGCAGTACTTCAGAGATTTACCAGAGCCCTTGCTTACCAGCAAACTTTCAGAGACCTTCCTGCAGATCTATCAGT ACATGCCTAAAGAGCTCCGCCTTCAGGCAGCTCgcgctgctgtgctgctccTGCCAGATGAGAACCGAGAGGTGCTCCGGACGCTGCTGTGTCTGCTCAGCGATGTGACGGCCAGCGTGGCTGAGAATCAGATGACTCCCACCAACCTGGCAGTTTGTCTGGCCCCATCCGTTTTCCACCTCAACACGCTTCGACGGAAGGAGAGCTCCTCGCCGAG GGTGATGAACCGGAAGCAGACACTCGGAAAGCCAGACCAGAGGGACCTGAATGAAAACCTTGCTGCCACTCATGGCCTGGCGCACATGATCCAGGAGTGCAGGAAACTTTTTAGG ATCCCAGAAGAAATGAATCGCTGCAGAAACTCGTACATGGAGCAGGCTTTGCTGCCGCAGCGCTTGGAGGAGCTTGCCGGTGAAGAGGCTGGGCATGGAGGCTACAGGGCGTACCTACAAGATAGCCTGGACACTCTCCTCAAAGAGGCTAAAGACAAGTTCAAAGGATATGACAGCTGCTCCACGCCAGAGCATGCTGACCTGGCATATAGGAAG GTCCATGACGGGTATCCACTGCGGCTGTGGAAAGTAACGGTGGAGGTTCCCGCAACGCCTGAAGAGGTTTTGACCCGGGTGCTGCGAGAGCAGGGACACTGGGATGAGGACCTGCTTGAGAGCCGTGTAGTGGAGACCCTCGATGACAGAACAGAGGTCTACCAGTATGTGAGGAACTCCATGGCGCCTCATCCTACCAGAGAGCATGTCGTGCTCAG AACATGGGTAACGGACCTGCCAAAGGGAGCATGCGCACTGGTGTGTACCTCTGTAGACCATGAAGGGGCGTCTGCGGTGGGCGTCCGAGCCAATGTTCTCACTTCACGCTACTTCATAGAGCCCTGTGGAGCCAGCAAATCCCGACTCACGCACATTTCCCGAACCGACTGCAG GGGTCGTTTCCCAGAGTGGTACAATAAACTGTATGGACACTTGTGTGCTGCCGAGGTGGCACGGATACGAGACTCATTCACCGCACACATGGACAAATGA